From a single Brassica napus cultivar Da-Ae chromosome C9, Da-Ae, whole genome shotgun sequence genomic region:
- the LOC106421460 gene encoding high-affinity nitrate transporter 3.1, which translates to MAIHKILFASLLICLLIQSIHAATKERLFSDLEKSALEVTATPSRVGEGVVLAAGVDKLSITWKVSSTATKEPEFNAIKVKLCYAPASQVDRPWRKTENELFKDKSCPHKISSWSYDPAMKTAQSFDYTLERDIPTGTYFVRAYAVDAKDHEVAFGQSTNEDKTSNLFSVQAISGRHKSLDIASVCFSVFSVVALLVFFVNEKRKAKIEQSK; encoded by the exons ATGGCTATCCACAAGATCCTTTTCGCTTCACTTCTAATCTGCTTACTGATCCAATCCATTCATGCTGCTACCAAAGAAAGGCTCTTCTCTGATCTGGAGAAAAGCGCACTTGAGGTCACCGCTACACCCAGCCGTGTTGGAGAAGGTGTTG TTTTAGCTGCAGGAGTTGATAAGTTGAGCATTACATGGAAGGTAAGCTCGACTGCTACAAAGGAGCCTGAATTTAATGCCATTAAAGTAAAGCTGTGCTACGCTCCGGCCAGCCAAGTTGACCGACCATGGCGTAAGACAGAAAATGAGCTCTTCAAGGACAAGAGCTGCCCACACAAAATCTCTTCATGGTCCTATGATCCCGCTATGAAAACCGCTCAATCATTCGACTATACCCTCGAGCGCGACATCCCTACAGGGACCTACTTTGTTCGTGCATACGCTGTTGATGCTAAGGACCATGAAGTTGCTTTTGGACAGAGCACAAACGAGGACAAGACAAGCAATCTCTTCAGCGTTCAGGCTATCAGTGGCCGCCACAAGTCCTTAGATATTGCCTCTGTCTGCTTCAGCGTCTTTTCCGTCGTGGCTCTACTCGTCTTCTTTGTTAACGAAAAGAGGAAGGCTAAGATAGAGCAAAGCAAATAA